A stretch of the Mycobacteroides immunogenum genome encodes the following:
- a CDS encoding TetR/AcrR family transcriptional regulator gives MTDPVRRPGGRTARVHAQVMAATVEILLEEGLDGATVPAIAERSGVSHVSIYRKWKDRGSLIREALLETIDTAVAVPDTGNVKDDLMSLFAKVIAAHQAPLGRVLLDVTRSGDPSLSELQHTLWRTRRDSCALIIERAIERGEVVKDTDHRLIFEFMLGPILSRGLMTAEGLESLQPEKIVGMILRGAQPAH, from the coding sequence ATGACTGACCCGGTCCGACGTCCAGGCGGGCGCACCGCGCGCGTACATGCGCAGGTGATGGCCGCTACCGTCGAAATTCTGCTGGAGGAAGGATTGGACGGCGCGACGGTACCTGCGATCGCCGAGCGGTCGGGCGTCTCACACGTGTCGATCTACCGGAAGTGGAAAGATCGGGGATCGCTGATCCGCGAGGCGTTGCTCGAGACGATCGATACCGCGGTGGCGGTGCCCGACACGGGCAACGTCAAAGATGATCTGATGAGTCTGTTCGCCAAGGTGATTGCGGCGCACCAAGCTCCGCTAGGCCGAGTACTTCTGGATGTCACCCGCTCCGGGGACCCCTCACTTTCCGAATTGCAGCACACGCTGTGGCGGACTCGGCGTGATTCGTGTGCGTTAATCATCGAGCGGGCTATCGAGCGGGGAGAAGTAGTCAAGGACACGGATCACCGACTGATCTTCGAATTCATGCTCGGACCGATCTTGAGTCGTGGTCTCATGACCGCCGAGGGACTGGAAAGCCTGCAGCCTGAAAAGATTGTGGGCATGATCTTGCGCGGTGCACAGCCCGCCCACTGA
- a CDS encoding cupin domain-containing protein codes for MGAGTADLWQNTATPAGNSRLDYFVGGAVLKPPVGGSVFRVVEFAPHTSCPSHRTASIDYTCVISGELYAVVEDDERLMRPGDVIIQRGTVHSWENRSDEPARIVVVLVDAEPLPGLEPV; via the coding sequence ATGGGAGCAGGAACCGCTGATCTCTGGCAGAACACCGCGACCCCCGCCGGCAACTCGCGACTCGACTACTTCGTCGGCGGCGCAGTGTTGAAACCACCGGTGGGTGGCAGTGTTTTCCGTGTTGTCGAGTTCGCCCCGCATACATCTTGTCCCTCTCATCGGACCGCGAGCATCGACTACACCTGTGTGATCTCGGGCGAGCTTTACGCGGTGGTCGAGGACGATGAAAGGCTAATGCGACCCGGCGATGTGATCATTCAGAGAGGCACCGTTCACAGCTGGGAAAATAGGTCCGATGAACCAGCCCGGATCGTGGTTGTGCTCGTCGACGCGGAGCCGCTGCCAGGACTGGAACCGGTCTAG
- a CDS encoding lipocalin-like domain-containing protein gives MTDIRSRLIGGWRMIDMKTIKNGELHDLPIGPTEQCGGLLIYTESGLMSAALSLLSRPAFTDPSLGGGGIHEKAYAYDTFVSYCGTFEIDEDTATVHHRVQYASVPHFVGQDLRRACIFDGDILTLDTPPMKFNGEELASYVKWIRI, from the coding sequence ATGACCGATATCCGTTCCCGTCTCATCGGTGGTTGGCGCATGATTGACATGAAAACCATCAAAAATGGTGAGCTGCATGACTTACCGATCGGCCCGACCGAACAGTGTGGTGGCCTACTGATCTATACCGAATCTGGACTGATGAGCGCAGCGCTCAGCCTGCTGAGCCGGCCGGCTTTCACAGACCCTTCCCTGGGAGGCGGAGGAATTCACGAAAAGGCCTACGCCTATGACACTTTCGTGAGCTACTGCGGCACCTTCGAAATCGATGAGGACACCGCTACAGTGCACCATCGTGTGCAGTACGCGAGCGTTCCACACTTCGTGGGCCAGGACCTTCGGCGCGCCTGCATCTTTGACGGCGACATTCTCACTCTGGACACGCCGCCTATGAAATTCAACGGCGAAGAACTCGCAAGCTACGTCAAATGGATACGGATTTAG
- a CDS encoding nitroreductase family protein: protein MTAWEAIAARRNVRDYRPDPIPGADLDRIAEAGRRAPSANNNQHWDFVVVTDGERLQELSTVWPGATHIASAPAAFALILPRPENDLAARWDQFDLGQATMAMMIAATELGIGTAHSAVGNQGKARALLGVPDDHDVAYLMGLGFPADRSLAPIRKPNRRPLEDVMHREQW from the coding sequence ATGACAGCATGGGAAGCGATTGCAGCGCGTCGTAATGTGCGCGACTACCGCCCCGACCCGATCCCGGGCGCCGACTTGGACCGGATTGCCGAGGCAGGGCGACGGGCGCCCTCTGCGAACAATAACCAACATTGGGACTTCGTCGTCGTCACCGATGGGGAGCGGTTGCAGGAACTGTCTACCGTGTGGCCGGGTGCGACGCATATCGCTTCCGCCCCTGCTGCTTTCGCGTTGATCTTACCGCGGCCGGAGAACGATTTGGCCGCACGGTGGGACCAGTTCGATCTGGGACAGGCCACCATGGCAATGATGATTGCCGCCACCGAACTAGGCATCGGTACCGCACACTCAGCGGTCGGTAATCAGGGGAAGGCCCGTGCGCTGCTTGGTGTGCCGGACGACCATGATGTCGCTTACCTGATGGGCCTGGGATTCCCGGCGGATCGCTCCCTGGCGCCGATTCGCAAGCCTAATCGGCGTCCGCTGGAAGACGTCATGCATCGCGAACAGTGGTGA